The window AGCGCGGCTGCGGAGCCGGTAGCGGACGCTGTCGAGGCCGAGACCGAGCAGGCCGCTGCAGCGGATGCTGTGGAGGACGCGCCGAAGCGGCCGATGGGCAAGGGTGCGCGGGCGAAGGGTGCTGTGTCCGAGAACGCGGAAACTGCGCCTGACCTCGAAGCGGAAACACCGGCCGCCGAGGCGGATCCGGCGCCGGCGGATTCCGAGGCGTCGGAGGACGAGTCGACGCCCGAGGTCTCGGAACCCGAAGCGACTGAGCCTCAGGCCGAAGCCGAAGTCGAGGCCGACCCCGAGCCCGAGCCCGTCGTGATGGTCCCGCACCGGCCCGCCGGGCGGGGAGTGCTGATCGCCACGGCCGTCGCGTCGGTGGTGTTCGTCGGGGCGAGCGGCTTCGCCGCGGCAATGGCGCAGCCTTACCTGTCTGAAAGGGCGCTGGTGCAGACGAAGCTCACGATCGCGCGCACCGCGACCGACGCGATCACCACGTTGTGGTCCTACACGCCGGAGGACATGAGCTCGCTCGCCGAGCGGGCGTCGGCGTACCTGACCGGTGATTTCGCTGCCGAGTACCGCCGCTATATCGATGCGATCGTCGAGGCCAACAAGCAGGCGCAGGTCACCAACACCACGCAGGTGATGGGTGCGGCCGTGGAATCGGTGTCGCCGCCGTCGATTCCGACCGAGGCGACCGCTCTGGTCTACACGAACTCGGTGGCCACCAGTCCGGTGACGAAGAACATCCCGTCGCTGCGCTACCTGTCCTACCGGCTGACGATGAACCGCGATGGGGGCGAGTGGCGCATCACCCGGATGTCGACGATCACGTCCTTCGATCTGACACCGCAGCTGTAATCGGGCCCTATCGCCGTGGCGTTCCCCTCACCGGTGTCGCGGAGGCAAACGGTTATCGCGCTGCTGTTGCTGACATTCACCACGGGGCTGGTCGATGCGGTCAGCGTGCTGGTGCTGGGACATGTGTTCGTCGCGAACATTACCGGAACGTTGTGTTCCTCGGCTTTTTGGTACGTGCCACATTCCGGGGGTGGACCTCACTGCAGCGCTGGTCGCGTTCGTCGGCTTCTTCGACGGGACGATCATCGGCGGGCGATTGTCACGCCACCTCGACAGCAATGTGCGGGTGTGGCTGACGACGGCGCTGGGACTCGAGGTCGTTGCGCTCGCGGTGCTCGCTGCCGTTGCCGGGGCCGGTCTGGTGCACTATCACGACTACTCCAAGCTGATCCTGATCGTCGGGCTCGCAGTGGTTTCGGCAGCCAGAACGCAACCGCCCGGCAGTTTGGCATCCAGGTGCGCGCCACGGTTCTGTCGCCCATATTCGCCTGAATCATTGCGGCCGCTATTTCGTGCGGGTGGGTGTGCTTCTCACTCCCTTGCCAGTCCTGATAATCACGATCAGGGGAATGAATCGAGAGCAGAAATCGCGGGCACTGATGGACAGTGGGTTCGGCAGCAGAAGGTTTCACCGCGCAGCATCGAAGACTTCCGGTCCGTCGTCGAATCCGACCGCATATTTCAACTCTGATGCGTTGCACGAAGAAGATCAGGGCGCGATCCGTTTCGTTCTGCTCTGACGGCGGCTGACGGTTCGGGCGCAAAACAAATCTCAGTTGAGTGCAACATCAGCCTCATTCATGATTAACCCCTGGGGGAAGGTGGCGATGTGCGGTGATCAGCTGCCTGCATGATCAAGATGGCCTAGCATCTCCAGCCATGCGGGGGAGGGTTCGGGCTGTGACGACATCTGTCATCGGCATTGCATGCGGCACGTCGATCGCTGCCGTGCGGCGGCAATGGAATAACTTCACCAATAACCGTCACCGAGACAAAGCTGGTCACAATCACAGCGACAGTAGCGCCATCTGCGTCCCACCCTCAACCCCCACCAACGCCCAGGGGGCCGTCCACCTCCATCCCCGGGGACGGCACCCTCATGGTTGGGACCGACATGGCGCCTGGGGTCTACAGGAGTGCAGGCCCCGCAAGCGGTTCGCCGTTTTGCAGCTGGGCACGCCTGAACAAGCTGAGCGGCATTACCGATTTCGACGCGCGGCGATCCTGCGAGGTAATAACACCGGTCAAGGCGTAGTGACGTTTGAACCGAGCGATGTCGCTTCCGCCACCCAGACGTGTCAAACGTGGCAGAAGGTCGGCTAAGAGTTGATCAGCGCAGAACTTTCAGAGGGGATGTAATTGTGAGTCAATCGCCATCACCTGCGCCTGGCTGGTACCCCGACCCGTTGAATCCTGGAAAGCAGATTTACTGGGACGGCGCTTCGTGGGGCGAACCGGTTGGCGTGCCGGACAATTCAAGTAATGCCAAGAAGACGGGTGTTGCGATCGGCGTCTGTGTGCTGGCAGTCGTCGGACTTGTGATGTCAATGCAGTCGGTCAGCCTGATGACCGGCTCGGGGCCGGTGTGGACCGGTGTTGCAGTGGTGGGAGTCGCCACAGCTATCGCGTTTTTCATGGGTGCTGCTACCTGGGTCCGTGTCTTAGCCTGCGTGCTCTTGGCGTTGTCGCTCGTAAACGGCTTCTACATCGAGAGCCAGATGTCCGAAAAGCGTGACGAGTTGACACGGGTGTTCGACAACTAGCCAGGCTGCGTCCAGCGGATCGCTCACCGGCGATCTCTTGCCGGTCTAGTGAATCAGTTCGGGTTCCGTGAAAGTATTACCGTCCGAATGTGATTGTCCGATGGGGGGATTGATGCGTGCGTAGGCGATGACTGGAGTTGGAAGCGGAGCGCTGCTCGTCATCGGTTGCGGCGGGAACCCTGACGGTGGTTCTTCGTTAACTGTCCTCGCAGCGGCTGTGCCTTCCACCGTTACGATTGTCGCCTGCCATGAGGATGGGACCAGTGTGACCTGATTTTTGCCAGGGTGATGGGACCACCTGGATTGCCAGTTATGGGACCACCGGCGCGTCGCGTCGGTGGTCTTTTCATTTGTTCGTTCGATCGCCGTGACAGCTCAAGTCACGGAGGTCGCCGGCATGGCTTTTCGGGAGGTCAGTGTGAACGAGATCAGGGAAGTTCTGCGGGTGTGGCTGGGCGTGGCGGGGTTACCGGCGCCGGGGTACCGGACGATCGCCGCGCATTGCGGTGTGGATCGCAAAACGGTGCGCCGTTACGTCGAGGCCGCCCACGCGGCCGGTCTGCGCCGCGGCGACGACGCCGGCGCGATCGACGACGGTCTGATCGGGATGGTCGCCGAAGCGGTGCGCCCGGTTCGCCCCGATGGTCACGGCGCGGCGTGGGAGCAGTTATTGGGGTTCGAGGATCAGATCACCAAGTGGGTGGCCGGCTCTGGTGAGCAGCGGCCGTTGACAGTGACCAAGATCCACACTCTGCTGGGAAGGCAGGGCTGTGTGGTGCCGTATCGGACGTTGCACCGATTCGCCAGCCAGCGTTGCGGTTTCGGCCGCAAAGATCTCACGGTGCGGGTCGCTGATGGTGATCCCGGGGTGGAGTGCCAGGTCGACTTCGGCTATCTGGGGATGCTCACTGACGTCGATGATGGGCGCCGCCGCAAGGTGCATGCGCTGATCTTCACCGCGGTGTACTCCCGGCACATGTTTGTGTGGCTGTCCTACTCGCAGACTCTGGCCGCGGTGATCGCCGGCTGCGAGGCGGCCTGGGAGTTCTTCGGCGGCGTGTTCGCCGTGCTGATCCCCGACAACCTCAAACCGGTGATCGCCGCCGCCGATGCGGTCAACCCGCAGTTCAGCCAGGGCTGGCTGGACTACGCCGGGCATGTCGGGTTCCTGACCGACCCGGCGCGGGTGGCCTCGCCGAAGGACAAGCCGCGAGTGGAACGCGCCGTGCAGTACGTGCGCCGAAACTTCTGGGACGGTGAAACATTCACCAGCCTGGCCCATGCGCAGCAGGCGGCGACGGTGTGGTGTCGTGACACCGCGGGCACCCGCACACACGGCACCATCTGCGCTCGTCCGCTGGAGGTGTTCACCGCCGAGGAACAGTCCCGGCTGTTGCCGGTGCCAGGGGTTTATGACGTGCCGGTGTTCAAGACGGTCAAGGTGCACCGCGATTTCCACGCCGAGGTCGCCAAGGCGCTGTATTCGCTGCCCGAGTGCTGGATCGGTCAGTACCTGGACGTGCGGGCCGACACCGAGTTGGTGAAGTTCTATCGCCGCGGCGTGCTGGTCAAGGTCCATCCTCGCCAGCCGGCCGGTGGGCGCAGCACCGACCCCGCTGATCTGCCCGAACACAAGACCGGCTACGCGCTGCGCGATGTGACGACATTGATCGCCACCTGCGCCGCGCACGGCCCCAACGTCGGGATCTACGCCGAACGCATCCTCGATGACCGGCTGCCCTGGACGAAGATGCGCACCGTCTACCGGCTGCTGGGCCTGGTGCGCCGCTACGGCGCCGACCGGGTCGAACAGGCCTGCGCACTGTCGCTGGATCTTGATGTCGTCTCGGTGAACAAGATCGCCTCCATGCTCGAGCGTGCCACCGAGACCAGCACACCCGCGCTGCCGAAGGCCGTCCGCCACACCGCCACCCGCTTCGCCCGCGATCCATCCGAATTCAGCTCCACCCCAACACCATTGACCATCATCACGACCACCGTTGCCGAGGAGAACCGCTGACATGACCACCACCGCCCGTGGCGCCACCGACCCGATCGGCGCTGACCTGCTCCGACTGCTCAAGACCCTCAAACTCGGCGCGATGGCCGACACCCTGCCCGAACGCGCCGCTCTGGCCCGCCAACACAAACTCAGTCACATCGGGTTCCTGGAAACGCTGCTGGCCGACGAGGTCTCCCGACGCGAATCCCGCTCCGCCGCGTTGCGGGCGACCAAAGCCGGACTCGACCCCACCATGCGGTTTGATACCTGGACCGCACACGAGGACCTGCGCTATGACCGCACCCTGCTGGGGGATCTGACCTCACTGCGGTTCCTCGACGCCGGCCAGTCCGCGATCGTCCTCGGGCCCGTTGGTGTTGGCAAGACGCATCTGGCAACAGCATTGGGACACATGGCCATTCGACGCAGACACACCGTAGTCTTCGGCCGGGCCGACAAACTGTTCACCCGACTGCGCGCCGCAAGGCTCGACCACACCGTCGACGCCGAGATCCGCCGCCTGGCCGCCGTCGACGTCCTCATCATCGACGACTTCGCGCTACGCCCGCTCGACGCCACCGAAACCAGCGACTTCTACGAAATCGTCGTCGAGCGCCACCGCGCCAAGACCACCATCGTGACGTCGAACCGCGAGCCCGCTGAATGGCTGACCATGACCGCCGACACCCTGCTGGCTCAATCAGCCATCGACCGGCTGACCTCCGCCGCGCACACCCTGGTCATCGAAGGACCGTCCTACCGCCAACGGACCCGGCCCCAGCTTGACCCAGACCCCGCCGACGAGCATCCTCAGTAACGCGCCACGGTGGTCCCATCCCCCTGGCAATCAGGTGGTCCCATCACCCTGGCAAGCGACAACGATCATTGCCTGACAGCGAGAACAGATCGGACGGATAGCTCAAGGCGTCCCCCCGCGAGGCATTCGATCTCAGCGCGCGACACATCCCCCTGCGAGCGTGCGCGAAGTTCGACAGTAGCTCGGCGTGTCTGCCGCGGACACGCACGCTCGCGGGGCTGGGGGTCAGTTGAAGGCGAGCCAGGCCGGCTGGGCGCGCTCGCGGGAGTCGCACAGCACCGCCATGGTGTCGCACGATCCGCGGGGCGCGCCCGCACCCGCCCACATACCGCCGGTGTCGCGGCGCAACACGATCGCCGACGATCCGCCGCCGTCGAGCAATATCGCTGTGTCGCTACCCAATCCGCGGAACAGGTCCTGGATCTGGTCGGGTGTGTAGCTGCCGCCCTGGAACACGTACATCTCGTCGCGGTCCTTGACGTAGGCCAGTGCGGTGCGTGCCGCGCTCGGGCCCGGATCGTTGAGCTGCCCGGCGTCACCCGGCGCGAGCAGCCCGATGCCGGCCACGGCGACGAAGCGCGTGCCCTGGTCGATCAACTGCGTCACCACCGGCGTCGCGGCGTCGTAGTCGTCGTCGCTGCGGGGTGGGACGACGAACGGCGTTCCTTGCACCGGCAGCACCATCGTCGACAGCGCCATCCAGTTCTCGTTGCCGCCGGAGAGCCCCTGCTTCCCGGCGTAGGCCAGCGTCCCGGTGACTTTCGCGTTGGTACGGCCCAGGTTTCGGGTGTTGTCGACGTAGGCGCCCAGCGGGGAGCTGCACCCGGTCGTCTTCCACGAGCCGCCCTGCTGACCCCGCACGTCGAAGAAGTTCGCGTTGATCGCGATCGTCGGCTGGCCGAGCGCCTGCCACGCCTGGATCGGGGTGTAGATCTCGGCGGACTGCCACAGGCCTTCGCCAGTGCGGGCGCGCGGATCCTGTTCGCAGCGGGCCTGATATCCGGTGTGGGAATCGGCGAGCAGGCGCGGCGCGAGACGCTGCGATGCGTTCTTGATGATCATCAGCCGGCCGCCGTTGTTCATCTCGTACCAGTTGCCCGCGGCGTCGAGCATCGGCGCGGCGAACCCGCTGCCGAAGTTGTAGACCAAATACGAGCCGCGGGTGTTGGCGATCGCGCCGGCGAGCAACTCCCGGGCGTTTGCGGCGCGGGCCGGAGGTGCCACCGCCACCGCGGCGAGCATCGCGCACAGGGTCACGACCGCGAGTTTGGCGACGAGCGCGGTGCCGGTCCGCATCGGGAGACGCCGGAAGTTTGCGGTCGGAGTCGTCACCGGCGGCTCCTATCGGAAAAACGGATCAGTCCAGATCACAATAATCCCAGCAGAACCACTGTCAACTTTCGTCACAGCAGCATCACAGGTTGGTCGCGACAGGGTCGCTGCGGCCTTTGCTGTCCGGGATCAGGCCGGTGGTGTCAGCCGGTAGATCGCGTCGGCGGCGTCGTCGGTGATGTAGACGGAGCCGTCCGGCCCGGTCGTCGCGGCCACCGGGCGGCCCCAGCGCGAACCGTCGTCGGCCTGGAATCCGCCGACCAGCGTCTGCTGGTCACCGAGGCCGCCGTCGCGCCACGGGTAGAACGACACCTCGGGCGCCCGGGGCGGCTGCCGGTTCCACGACCCGTGCACGCCGACGAGGGCGCCGCTGGCGTACGGCTCGGGCAGAACCCCGTCGGTGAAGCTCAGGCCGAGCGGGGCCGAGTGCGCGCCCATGCTCTGCTCGACGGGAGGTAGCGCCGCACAGTCGAGTAGTTCGCCGTCGGGGTTGGTCTGTACGTCGCGGACGAACGGCAGGTCCGCCGGTCCACCGACGTTGTTGCAGTACGGCCAGCCGAGTTCGCGGCCCGGCGAGAGCCTGGCGATCTGCTCGGGCGGATTGTCGTCGACGTAGTCCGGCAGCACTTCGCCATAGGACGGCCCGGGATCGGGAAACGCGATGTTGTCACGGCCGTTGTTGGCGATCCAGACCGCACCGTCGGGTGCGACGGCCAGTCCGGTGCCGTTGCGGACGCCGGTGGCGAACGGTTCGGCGGGCCCGCCGCCGGGTGGCACCCGCATGATCGTCGCGCGCGGCGGGGTCGCGTCCCGGTCGTCTGCGGAAATGTTTCCCGTGGAACCAATCGAGAAGTACACCGCGCCGTCGGGGCCGACCGCCACGCTCTTGAGCACGTGCGAGTACGCCCCCCGTAGGTCGGGGCTGCGGTCGTCGGGCAGGCCACCCGCGACCACGCGGGGGTTGGTGGCCGCGCCGCCGGCGTAGTCGTACCCGTCGACCTGATCGCTCTGTGCCACGTACAGCGTCGGCCCGCCGAACGCGAGGCCGTGGGGTTCGTCGAGGTCGTCGAGCAGCACCGACTCCTCGGGCGGACTGTCGCCGCGCGGCCGGAACGACAGCACCTGGCCGGTGCTCGGCACCGACACAAGCAGCGCGCCGTCGGGTGCCCACGCCATCAGCCGGGGACGCGAGGTGCGCGCCCATACCGACAGCGTCCACCCCTCGGGGACCACAGCTTGGCGAGGCTCGTCGAACGGCGAGTCCCCGAGATCGGGTGCGACTTCGACGGTGACCGTCTGCGTGCCGGCGACAGGCTGCGTCGTCGACGTGGAGCTGGAAGACGGTGCCGCGGTCGGGGTCGGGGTCGACGATGGTGACGGCTGCTCGCCGGAGCAGCCGGCAAGCAGCGCGCACCCCAGGACCAGGACGCCGATTCTGTTATGCCGCACCGATTCCCGCATGCATCTCCCAGACCAGGATCTCGGCCGGGGTGGTCGCGGTGATGCGCTGCCCCCCGGTAGCGGTGAAGCGCACCGCGTCGCCTTCCTGCAGCGCGCCGGCGCCTTCCAGCGTGACCGCGCCCCGAGGCACGAACAGGTGGAGGTAGGGCGCGTCCGGAAGGTGCACACTCTGGCCCGGTTCCAGGCGCGCACCGTGCAGCGCGGCGTACCGGTTGCGAATGGTGATCGCGGCCTCGTTGCTGTGCTCGGGCATGCCACTCGCGATGGTGACCAGGTTGCCGCGCAGCAGTTCGTCGTCGATCTCCAACTGCTGGTAGCCCGGTTGGATGCCCGACTCATCGGGCACCACCCACATCTGGACGAAATGCACCGGTTCGCTGTGGGATTGCTGACCGGTCAGCGTCCAGGAGTCGTTCTTCTCCGAGTGCAGGATGCCTCGGCCGGCCGACATCCGTTGTGCCAGGCCGGGATAGATGACTCCGGAGTGCCCGGTGGAGTCCTGGTGGACGAGGGAGCCGCGAAGCACCCAGGTGACGATCTCCATGTCGCGGTGCGGGTGGGTGTCAAACCCCGCACCGGGGGTGACGATGTCGTCGTTGTTGACCAGGAGCAGCCCGTGGTGGGTGTTGTCGGGGTCGTAGTGGCTGCCGAACGAGAAGGAGTGCTTCGAGTCGAGCCACTCGATCGCTGTCTTCGCGCGCTCGTCGGCACGCCGGACGTCGATGACGCTCGTGCTGCGGGTCATGGGCGATCTCCTTCGGAGTCCTCGTCAGCCTAGGTGGCCGACATGCCCTCGACAACATAGATGATGCATCATGTATTCCACGGTTAGGCTGAGGAGATGGAGTGGCTGAGCGACGAGCAGCAGCGGATCTGGCGTGACTACCTGGCCATGGTCAGCAAGCTGCACACCGCGATGCACCGCCAACTGCAACAGGACTGCGAGCTGTCCCTGTCGGACTACGACGTGCTCGTCGCGCTGTCGGAGCGCGGGCCGATGCGCATCAACGAGCTCGGCGAGCTGATCGGCTGGGAGCAGAGCCGGCTGTCGCACCAGCTGCGCCGCATGCGCGGCCGGGGACTCGTGGCGCGCGAGGGCGACGGCGACGACCGCCGCGGCGCCACCGTCGCATTGACCGATGCCGGTCTGGCCGCGGTGCAGACCGCCGCGCCGGGTCACGTCGACCTGGTCAGGACCGTGGTGTTCGACGGGTTGAGCAAAGCCGAGGAGCGCGCGTTCGGCGCGACGATCGCCGCGGTGCTCGAACGGCTGAACGCCCGCTCGGCCGGGTGACCTCAGAGCGTCTCGGGCAGACCGAACTTGCGGAACAGCGACACGTCCATGAACGCGACGACGTGTGCGATGCCTCGGGTGCGCAGGTCGAGGACGTGCAGCTGGAACGCCTCGTGCACGTTGGTCTCCGGGTTGCGCATGTACAGCGCGGCCACCGGCTGACCGTTGGCTGTGGTCCTCAGGAACCGCATATCGCCCGCGCCCGCGGCGGGGCAGTGGTACTTCGACAGCGCGATGATGTCGGCCGGACCCGAATACCAGCCGTCGAACGGCGGCATCTCCCACACCGCATCGGCGGTGAACAGCTCGACCAGCCTGTCCATGTCGTAGTCCTCGAACGCGGCGATGTACTTCGCGAGCGCCTCTGCCGCCTCCGGGGATTCCGGTGAAACCGGCTGATCGTCGCGCGAGGGTGCGACCTCGTCGAGCTGCGCCCGGGCGCGCTGCAACAGGCTGTTGACCGCGGCGGTCGACGCCCCGATCACCTCACCGACCTCGGCCGCCTTCCATTGCAGGACTTCGCGCAGCACCAGAACCGCCCGCTGACGTGGGGACAGGTGCTGCAGTGCCGCGATGAGCGCCAGCCGCACCGACTCCCGGGACTCCGCGATCACCGACGGGTCGGCCGGATCCTCATGCGGGTCGTCGGGGATCGGCTCGAGCCAGGCGATCTCGTGGCGCTCGGTCAGGTCGGCGTAGGGATCCGCCGACGGCCCGCCGAGGCCCGACGGCAGCGGCCGGCGCTTGCGCCCGTCGAGCGCGGTCAGGCAGGTGTTGGTCGCGATCCGGTACAGCCACGTCCGCACCGAGGATTTGCCTTCGAACCTGTCGTAGGACTTCCAGGCCCGCAGATACGTCTCCTGGACCAGGTCCTCCGCGTCGTGGAGCGAGCCGGTCATGCGGTAACAGTGCGCCAGCAGTTCGCGCCGGTACTTCTGTGCATCGGCGAGAAACGCGTCCTTCGCACCGCCCTCGTCGAGAGCCAAGACGGTCACGAAAAGCAGCTTACGCATCGGGTGTGACAACTTCAGCTGTCCGCGGACCGCGGTCGTCCAGCTGGGCCCGATAGTCTCCCTGGCATGCCCGTGACCCACTCCGAACGCAGTTTCGACGGCCTCGGCGGCGTCCGGATCGTGTACGACGTCTGGACGCCCGAGTCGGATTCGCGCGGCGTGGTGGTTCTCGCGCACGGCTACGCCGAACACGCCCGGCGCTACGACCACGTCGCGGCGCGCTTCGCCGAATCCGGCCTGATCACCTACGCGCTCGACCACCGCGGTCACGGACGTTCCGGCGGAAAACGCGTCTATCTGCGCGACATCACCGAGTACACCGGCGACTTCCACACCCTGGTCGGCATCGCGCGGAACGCTCACCCCCACCTGAAATTGATCGTGCTGGGACACAGCATGGGGGGCGGCGTCGTGTTCACCTACGGGGTCGAGCACCCCGACGACTACGACGCGATGGTGCTGTCCGGACCGGCGGTCAACGCCCACGACTCGGTGCCCGCGGTCAAGCTGGTGATGGCCAAGGTGCTCGGCCGGATCGCCCCCGGTCTGCCGGTCGAGAACCTGCCCGCCGACGCGGTGTCACGCGACCCGCAGGTGGTGTCGGACTACGAGAACGACCCGCTGGTCCACCACGGCAAGTTGCCCGCCGGCGTCGGGCGCGCGCTGATCGCGGTGGGGGAGACCATGCCGGCGCGCGCCGCGGCGATCACCGCGCCCCTGCTGGTGGTGCACGGCGACAAGGACCGGCTGATTCCGGTCGCGGGAAGCAGGCAGCTGATGGAGTGCATCGGCTCGCCTGATGCGCACCTGAAGGTGTATCCCGGCCTCTACCACGAGGTGTTCAACGAACCCGAGAAGGAACTGGTGCTCGACGACGTGACCTCCTGGATCGAGTCGAAACTGTGAAAAGGCTTGCCGTCGTAGTGTTTTCGGTACTGCTGTTGGTGGTCGGCTGCGGCCGGGGGGAGGATTCCGCCGAGCAGTCGGGCTGGACCGACGAGGAGGTGACGTTCGAGGCCGACGGCCTCACGTTGCACGGCACCTACCGGCACCGCACCGAGGGAGAGCCCGCTCCGGCGGCCCTGCTGCTCTCCGAGAGCGGCGGCACCGATCGCAACGGTGACAACGTCGTCGCGGGCCCGATCGGCAACATGCGCCAGCTCGCCGAGTTGCTGTCCGACCGCGGGGTGGCGAGCCTGCGCTACGACAAGGTGGGCACCGGACGCACCGGGCTGGGGCCGTTCCAGGACAGGCCCACCGAGGTTGTCAGCGCCGTCTACACCTCGGGCGCGAAGGCCGCGGTGCGGTTCCTGGCGGATCGTCCGGCGACCGACCCCGAGCGGATCTCGGTCTACGCACTCGGCGAGGGCACCGTCCACGCGCTGGCGCTGGCCGGCGACACGTTGCCGGACGCCCCGAAGGTGCACTCGCTCGGCCTCTTTCAACCGCTGCCGGGGCGCTATCTGGACATCATCACCAACCGGGTGACGGCCGACGGAACGCCGGAGACGATCGCGACCTGGCGTGCCGCGGTCGAGGAGATCCGCACCAAGGGCACGGTCCCGGACACACTTCCCGACGGCCTGAACTCCATCGTCAACCCCGGCAACATCGCCGCCGTCATCGCGGCCGACGAGGTCGACCCGGTCGCGTTGGCCGCCGCGGTCCCCGCCGGGACCCCCGTCCTGCTGACCTGTTCGGATTCCGACAGTCAGGCCCGGTGCGACGCCGTGAAGCCGCTCGTCGACGCGCTGGCGCACACCGATCTGACCGTCGTGGAGCTCAAGGGTGTCAATCATGTGCTGCGCGACGACCCGACCGACAACATCGCCAACTACGCCAAGCAGGACCCGCTGTCGGAGCAGTTGGTGACGGCGCTCGACGAATTCGCCGGCAAGTGAGCCTGTGGATGAAATCGGCTGTGGGGATAACGGATACTGGTCGACGATGCCACGTCAGACCCGGCCCCTAACGTCGCCGTCATGAGTACCGACGAGAAGATGCTCGGCCGCATCGCGGCGCTTCTGCGCCAGGCCGAAGGCACCGACAACGCCCACGAAGCAGAGGCCTTCATGGCCGCCGCCCAACGGCTGGCCACCGCGACGTCGATCGACCTGGCGGTCGCGCGCAGCCACGGGGACAAGCGCACCGGGGCCCAGACGCCGGTGCAGCGCACCATCACCATCGGCGAACCGGGCGCGCGGGGCCTGCGCACGTATGTGCAGTTGTTCGTGGTCATCGCCGCCGCCAACGACGTCAAGTGTGATGTCGCGTCCAACTCGACGTTCGTCTATGCCTACGGCTTCGACGAGGACATCGACGCCAGTCATACGCTCTACACCAGCCTCGTCATGCAGATGGTGCGGGCGTCCACCGAGTACATCTCCTCCGGTGCGCACAAGCCGACGCCGACGATCACCGCGCGCCTGAACTTCCAGCTGGCCTTCGGCGCCCGCGTCGGCCAGCGACTGGCCGAGGCCCGCGAGCAGGCGCAGCAGGAGGCCAAGAGCGGACCGTCGGCCATCCCTGGAACAGCGATCGCGTTGCGCAACAAGGACCTTGAGCTCAAGGACTATTACCGCAAGGCGTCGAAAGCGCGTGGGACGTGGCGCGCCACCAGCGCCACGGCAGGCTATTCGTCGGATGCGCGCCGGGCCGGCGACCGAGCGGGACGACGGGCCCGGCTGGGCGGGGACACCGAGCTCACCGGCGCGAGGTCTGCACTGGAGCGATGACCCGGGACGCGCAGCGCGCAAAGGTCTATGCCGCAGAGGGATTCGTGCGCACCATGTTCGACCGAGCGGCCGAACGCGGTGATCCGGTGGCGGATTTCTTCGGCACCCACCTGACCCTGCCGCCCGAGGCCCGCTTCGCCTCGGCGGAATCCGTCCAGACCTATGTCGACGACGTGCTCGCGCATCCGGCGGTCCGGGAGCGCTGGCCGGCAGCCGGTGCGGTGCGGGTGCGGGCACGCCGGGGCGCATCCGCCGCGCACTACGAATCGGCCGGCGGGGAGGCGACGATCGCAGTCCCGCACGGGCGCGACACGTGGGCGCTGCGGGAGTTGGTGGTGCTGCACGAGCTCGCACATCACCTGTGCCCCAGCGATCCCCCGCACGGACCGGAGTTCGTCGCCACGCACTGTGAGCTCGCCGGCGCCGTGATGGGTCCCGAGGTGGCCCACGTGTTGCGGGTGGTCTACGCGAAGGAGGGCGTGCGGTGAGCCGGGGCGTACCGTCACCATCGTGACCACCTCCGAATGGGCCTCTCTCGACAACCTGTTCACCTCCGTGCTGCACAGCGAGGACGACGTGTTGCGCGCGGCCCGTGAGTCTGCCGACGCCGCGGGTATGCCG is drawn from Mycolicibacterium gilvum and contains these coding sequences:
- the istB gene encoding IS21-like element helper ATPase IstB — its product is MTTTARGATDPIGADLLRLLKTLKLGAMADTLPERAALARQHKLSHIGFLETLLADEVSRRESRSAALRATKAGLDPTMRFDTWTAHEDLRYDRTLLGDLTSLRFLDAGQSAIVLGPVGVGKTHLATALGHMAIRRRHTVVFGRADKLFTRLRAARLDHTVDAEIRRLAAVDVLIIDDFALRPLDATETSDFYEIVVERHRAKTTIVTSNREPAEWLTMTADTLLAQSAIDRLTSAAHTLVIEGPSYRQRTRPQLDPDPADEHPQ
- a CDS encoding mammalian cell entry protein, which encodes MEDQQPGSGDLTGDAPAARPRRRLFGRRPKSAAAEPVADAVEAETEQAAAADAVEDAPKRPMGKGARAKGAVSENAETAPDLEAETPAAEADPAPADSEASEDESTPEVSEPEATEPQAEAEVEADPEPEPVVMVPHRPAGRGVLIATAVASVVFVGASGFAAAMAQPYLSERALVQTKLTIARTATDAITTLWSYTPEDMSSLAERASAYLTGDFAAEYRRYIDAIVEANKQAQVTNTTQVMGAAVESVSPPSIPTEATALVYTNSVATSPVTKNIPSLRYLSYRLTMNRDGGEWRITRMSTITSFDLTPQL
- a CDS encoding phosphodiester glycosidase family protein, encoding MTTPTANFRRLPMRTGTALVAKLAVVTLCAMLAAVAVAPPARAANARELLAGAIANTRGSYLVYNFGSGFAAPMLDAAGNWYEMNNGGRLMIIKNASQRLAPRLLADSHTGYQARCEQDPRARTGEGLWQSAEIYTPIQAWQALGQPTIAINANFFDVRGQQGGSWKTTGCSSPLGAYVDNTRNLGRTNAKVTGTLAYAGKQGLSGGNENWMALSTMVLPVQGTPFVVPPRSDDDYDAATPVVTQLIDQGTRFVAVAGIGLLAPGDAGQLNDPGPSAARTALAYVKDRDEMYVFQGGSYTPDQIQDLFRGLGSDTAILLDGGGSSAIVLRRDTGGMWAGAGAPRGSCDTMAVLCDSRERAQPAWLAFN
- a CDS encoding DUF2510 domain-containing protein translates to MSQSPSPAPGWYPDPLNPGKQIYWDGASWGEPVGVPDNSSNAKKTGVAIGVCVLAVVGLVMSMQSVSLMTGSGPVWTGVAVVGVATAIAFFMGAATWVRVLACVLLALSLVNGFYIESQMSEKRDELTRVFDN
- the istA gene encoding IS21 family transposase, with the protein product MAFREVSVNEIREVLRVWLGVAGLPAPGYRTIAAHCGVDRKTVRRYVEAAHAAGLRRGDDAGAIDDGLIGMVAEAVRPVRPDGHGAAWEQLLGFEDQITKWVAGSGEQRPLTVTKIHTLLGRQGCVVPYRTLHRFASQRCGFGRKDLTVRVADGDPGVECQVDFGYLGMLTDVDDGRRRKVHALIFTAVYSRHMFVWLSYSQTLAAVIAGCEAAWEFFGGVFAVLIPDNLKPVIAAADAVNPQFSQGWLDYAGHVGFLTDPARVASPKDKPRVERAVQYVRRNFWDGETFTSLAHAQQAATVWCRDTAGTRTHGTICARPLEVFTAEEQSRLLPVPGVYDVPVFKTVKVHRDFHAEVAKALYSLPECWIGQYLDVRADTELVKFYRRGVLVKVHPRQPAGGRSTDPADLPEHKTGYALRDVTTLIATCAAHGPNVGIYAERILDDRLPWTKMRTVYRLLGLVRRYGADRVEQACALSLDLDVVSVNKIASMLERATETSTPALPKAVRHTATRFARDPSEFSSTPTPLTIITTTVAEENR